Proteins encoded together in one Synechococcus sp. A15-62 window:
- a CDS encoding MBL fold metallo-hydrolase codes for MTLAATYYGANGWLLEFDDLRVLVDPWLRGSLSFPPGDWLLKGELPCERKAPEKLNLLLLTQGLADHAHPETLALLPKDLPVIASVAAARVVDRLGFTSVKALSPGESTNHQGLQVRASAGAPVPMVENGYLLEHPAGSLYLEPHGFLDPALEPQPLDAVITPMVDLGLPALGAFVKGCSVVPQLVERFQPSTVLASTSGGDVRFGGALSRALQMKGSVASTGAQLPASSRWTDPTPGERLLLKN; via the coding sequence ATGACCCTGGCCGCCACCTACTACGGAGCCAATGGCTGGTTGCTCGAATTCGACGATCTCCGCGTTCTGGTGGATCCCTGGCTGCGCGGCAGCCTGAGCTTCCCCCCAGGGGATTGGCTGCTGAAGGGGGAGCTGCCCTGTGAACGCAAGGCCCCCGAAAAGCTGAACCTGCTGTTGCTCACCCAGGGGCTCGCGGACCATGCCCATCCGGAAACTCTGGCGCTCCTCCCCAAGGACCTGCCCGTCATTGCATCGGTGGCTGCAGCACGGGTGGTGGATCGCCTGGGCTTCACCAGCGTGAAAGCCCTCTCCCCCGGAGAGAGCACCAACCATCAGGGCCTGCAGGTGCGGGCCAGCGCCGGTGCACCGGTGCCGATGGTGGAAAACGGTTATCTGCTCGAGCATCCGGCCGGATCGCTCTATCTGGAACCCCACGGTTTTCTCGATCCAGCGCTGGAGCCGCAACCGCTGGATGCCGTGATCACGCCGATGGTGGATCTAGGCCTTCCAGCGCTTGGGGCGTTTGTCAAAGGCTGCTCCGTGGTGCCGCAACTGGTGGAACGCTTCCAACCGAGCACGGTGCTCGCCAGCACCTCCGGCGGCGACGTGCGCTTTGGCGGTGCCTTGAGTCGGGCCCTACAAATGAAAGGATCCGTGGCCAGCACTGGAGCCCAGCTACCCGCCAGCAGCCGCTGGACTGACCCAACACCCGGAGAACGCCTGCTGCTGAAAAACTGA
- a CDS encoding chlorophyll a/b-binding protein: protein MKSPQANDSWFQGVAARDIHMEQLKKAERFNGRAAMLGIVIGIITEGLTGAGIVHQIGLGPLVDGYAACRTQFLPFCF from the coding sequence ATGAAATCCCCGCAAGCCAACGATTCCTGGTTCCAAGGCGTCGCCGCCCGCGACATCCACATGGAGCAGCTCAAAAAGGCCGAACGCTTCAACGGCCGTGCCGCCATGCTCGGCATCGTGATCGGAATCATCACCGAGGGGCTCACCGGTGCCGGCATCGTTCACCAGATTGGGCTGGGCCCCCTGGTGGATGGATACGCCGCCTGCCGCACCCAATTCCTGCCCTTCTGCTTCTGA
- a CDS encoding TIGR03894 family protein → MAADKELLKEVALELWNTTKKLRPGLPKAPRAQLVLKALLTIGDMSDQLEAAMVLGVIEAQEPDDEPGQEEAAGEDKTVTETEAKAERETPRVVRKRSSSR, encoded by the coding sequence ATGGCTGCTGACAAGGAACTGCTGAAGGAAGTGGCCCTGGAGCTGTGGAACACCACCAAGAAGCTCCGCCCCGGTCTGCCCAAAGCGCCTCGCGCCCAGCTGGTCCTGAAAGCTCTACTCACCATCGGTGACATGAGCGATCAGCTGGAAGCCGCGATGGTGCTTGGGGTGATTGAGGCGCAGGAACCCGACGATGAGCCCGGGCAGGAAGAAGCGGCCGGCGAAGACAAGACGGTGACTGAAACAGAAGCCAAAGCCGAGCGGGAAACACCCAGAGTGGTGCGCAAGCGTTCCAGCAGCCGTTAA
- a CDS encoding metal-binding protein, producing MAAGRRHDQSIWILSLPLGIAVGLVLGWVAALIATASCLAGGLWLSPDLDTRSNALRRWGPLGFLWWPYRLLIPHRSIWSHGPVLGMGARLGVLLTWCLIVTLVVPALSPAMLLTTLQQLMCQHPREFIACLVGLEGSAWIHLILDGDPWPKEWSTKRQR from the coding sequence TTGGCAGCGGGTCGCCGCCACGACCAAAGCATCTGGATCCTGAGCCTCCCGCTCGGGATTGCCGTTGGATTGGTGCTGGGATGGGTTGCAGCGTTGATCGCCACAGCCAGCTGTCTAGCCGGAGGACTGTGGCTGTCCCCCGATCTTGATACCCGCTCCAATGCGCTGCGGCGGTGGGGCCCCCTCGGCTTCCTCTGGTGGCCCTATCGCCTCCTCATCCCCCATCGCTCGATCTGGTCCCATGGACCCGTGCTGGGAATGGGCGCGCGCCTGGGGGTGCTGCTCACCTGGTGCCTGATCGTGACCCTGGTGGTTCCGGCACTCTCACCAGCGATGCTGCTGACGACGCTGCAGCAACTGATGTGTCAGCACCCACGCGAATTCATCGCGTGTCTGGTGGGTTTGGAGGGCAGTGCCTGGATCCACTTAATCCTGGATGGCGACCCCTGGCCCAAGGAATGGTCGACAAAACGACAGCGATGA
- the mazG gene encoding nucleoside triphosphate pyrophosphohydrolase — protein sequence MANAPSAAVQRLVDVVAQLRNPATGCPWDLEQTHASLVPYVLEEAHEVADAIRQGDDQHLKEELGDLLLQVVLHAQIAGEEQRFDLNAIADGISNKLIRRHPHVFGDAEAKTSDDVRRSWDAIKLEEQAEALAGSTSPLSDRLKTKVRGLPALAGAMTISKKAAKAGFEWDDVAGVWEKVHEELDELKEAVASGNKDHAQEELGDLLFTLVNVARWCQIEPEEGLAGTNQRFLDRFSRVEAALEGDLQGRSIHELETLWKQAKAAIRAEQSSSTDTV from the coding sequence ATGGCCAACGCTCCTTCTGCTGCAGTGCAACGACTGGTCGATGTCGTGGCACAACTCAGGAACCCAGCAACGGGTTGTCCATGGGACCTGGAACAGACCCATGCATCCCTGGTGCCCTACGTGTTGGAGGAAGCCCACGAGGTGGCTGATGCCATCCGTCAGGGCGATGACCAGCACCTCAAAGAAGAACTCGGCGACCTTCTCCTGCAGGTGGTGCTGCACGCCCAGATCGCTGGAGAGGAGCAACGGTTTGATCTCAATGCGATCGCCGATGGCATCAGCAACAAGCTGATCCGCCGTCACCCCCATGTGTTCGGGGACGCCGAAGCCAAAACAAGTGACGACGTTCGACGCAGCTGGGACGCCATCAAGCTGGAAGAGCAGGCGGAGGCCCTGGCTGGCTCCACCAGCCCACTGAGCGACAGGCTTAAAACCAAGGTGCGCGGCCTGCCGGCCCTGGCTGGAGCGATGACCATCTCAAAAAAAGCAGCCAAAGCCGGCTTCGAATGGGATGACGTGGCCGGCGTCTGGGAGAAGGTCCATGAAGAGCTGGACGAACTCAAGGAAGCGGTGGCCAGCGGCAACAAAGACCATGCCCAGGAGGAACTGGGCGATCTCCTCTTCACCCTGGTGAATGTGGCCCGTTGGTGCCAAATCGAACCCGAAGAAGGACTCGCCGGCACGAACCAGCGCTTCCTCGATCGTTTCTCCCGTGTTGAAGCTGCCCTGGAAGGGGATCTTCAGGGCCGCAGCATCCACGAATTGGAAACCCTCTGGAAACAGGCCAAAGCAGCCATCAGGGCGGAGCAGTCCTCATCAACCGACACCGTTTAA
- the arfB gene encoding alternative ribosome rescue aminoacyl-tRNA hydrolase ArfB encodes MQDLVVNERLTIPSRELRWRFSRSSGPGGQGVNTTDSRVELLLDLANCSCLGPFRRARLLEHFRARLVEGCLRVVVAEERSQWQNRQKALHRMGELLREGLQPPPRARKATRPGRGAVKRRLDTKKKRGDLKRQRRSRPSLDD; translated from the coding sequence GTGCAGGACCTGGTGGTGAACGAGCGGTTGACCATTCCGTCCAGAGAGCTGCGCTGGCGATTCAGCCGTTCATCCGGTCCCGGCGGGCAGGGGGTCAATACCACCGATTCCCGTGTTGAGTTGCTTCTGGATCTGGCGAACTGCTCCTGTCTGGGGCCATTCCGTCGTGCCCGTCTGCTGGAGCATTTCCGGGCCCGGTTGGTGGAAGGTTGCCTAAGGGTTGTGGTCGCAGAAGAACGCTCCCAATGGCAGAACCGTCAGAAGGCTCTGCATCGCATGGGGGAGCTGCTGCGCGAGGGCTTGCAGCCACCGCCGCGGGCTCGCAAAGCCACCAGGCCGGGTCGTGGTGCCGTGAAGCGGCGCTTGGACACGAAGAAAAAGCGTGGGGACCTCAAACGTCAACGGCGCAGCCGGCCATCCCTGGACGATTAA